TTATCATTTTGTTTAAATTTCAGGATAATTTTATTCATAAATTTATTGATGGATTAATTAATTGTCAAGGACGAATTGTACTATTGCAGGTTTCCGAAACAGCAAGGCAATATACCGTTTTAGCTCCGAATACCCACGAGTAATTTTATTTGTAGCAGAACTCGCCAGAGTTCCCGGCCTATCGAACCCGAAGTGTGGTCATTTCGGCTACTGGTTTTTTTTCAGAAGAGACGAATCGCTTTATCAGGAAATTTTTACGTTTAGCAAAGGAAAAACAGTTGAGAAGGGCAGGTAGAGGAATTTAGTTCGACACTATACTTTTTAAAACAAGATCGGTATTTGAATAAATCTTTAAAACCGTATCGAGTTTAGTTATTTTGAAATAGGTAGCCACTCGCTCCGGCAGGGCTACGAAATGGAAATCACCGCCTTTTTTTCGAATACTGGTCACACATGAAAGCAAGATTCCCATTCCCGGACTATTAATCCGTATAATTTTACTGAAATCTAATATGATATTCTTTTCACCTGAAGAGATGAGAACTTTCAGCCGGTCACGAAGACGCAAAGAATCACTTCTACCCATAATTTTGCCTTCCAGGTAAAAAACGGGTTGGCTTTCAATTTTCTCCTCAACGAATTTGACCATGATTTACAGCTCAAACAAATTTAGGCTAAGATTGCTCTTCGAAAGAACGCTAACACTAATGCTTAAATTTCTCCACTAATCTGTTGACTTGTTTTTCAACTTTTGTATCCAGGTTTTGGAGTTGAAACCCTGCCTTGTATGTTTCAAAATCGCCTTCTTTTCTACACCAAACACTTTTTGCGTCAAAAATAATTTTCGGCTTGCGAACGAAGCTGTTTGGTAATTCCATGCTCAAACGATAGCCCTTCTTAACTTCAATGGGTTCCTCACTCTCGAGCATCATGCCATCGGTGGTGATGTCTATCAAACGACCCACAAAGTTTTTAGTTTCCTCTT
This region of candidate division KSB1 bacterium genomic DNA includes:
- a CDS encoding PilZ domain-containing protein; this encodes MLERRKVRRRNSFYYLEVFEEETKNFVGRLIDITTDGMMLESEEPIEVKKGYRLSMELPNSFVRKPKIIFDAKSVWCRKEGDFETYKAGFQLQNLDTKVEKQVNRLVEKFKH
- a CDS encoding STAS domain-containing protein, which codes for MVKFVEEKIESQPVFYLEGKIMGRSDSLRLRDRLKVLISSGEKNIILDFSKIIRINSPGMGILLSCVTSIRKKGGDFHFVALPERVATYFKITKLDTVLKIYSNTDLVLKSIVSN